In Streptomyces sp. NBC_00448, the following are encoded in one genomic region:
- a CDS encoding aKG-HExxH-type peptide beta-hydroxylase, producing MNPPGTTTPAPAPADSALPDEMLPVLGSTGSTPQLLALLVSHQHARRLLTLRALLEAVMDAPAGVLPAGTADRVLRDWRLLEAADRADSAATRQVVQYPHTGAWAERCLRALTRPGQAHRAVEELPHLAGLAAAAAARAGLRFTVDVPLRDGELRLPTLGGHRPALLPAAGSPAPGTPAPRIRVIGEPRRLWLVPLPPGPGPGPARASGQSPDTPGPLPGSVEVRLGADGIWRSAAPGWRPLQALRHPDGRAVLIDDVDPYRDEERRTNPYGLDIADRLDLGGHAAWRIAWRDARPWLRLGGPTRAAEVGALLDCVVPLAGAPGAQCSATRGEAFGALLSSTPRDGLELAATLVHELQHAKLLAVSQLAVLHTADDTPGYFAPWRPDPRPFDGLFQGAYAHLALADFHLRAAKALIDPARRDAAWADHCRCREQVGAALPQLLGARALTRQGRALANAMAAHHTRLKEHAPPDGHLARATAYVETARVIWRRRRAQMTTNGREPA from the coding sequence GTGAACCCGCCCGGCACCACCACCCCCGCACCCGCCCCCGCCGACAGCGCACTACCCGACGAGATGCTGCCCGTACTCGGCAGCACCGGCAGCACCCCGCAGCTGCTGGCCCTGCTCGTCTCGCACCAGCACGCACGCCGGTTGCTGACCCTGCGCGCCCTGCTGGAGGCGGTCATGGACGCGCCCGCCGGCGTCCTGCCGGCCGGCACCGCCGACCGCGTGCTGCGCGACTGGCGGCTGCTGGAGGCCGCCGACCGCGCGGACAGCGCCGCGACCCGCCAGGTCGTGCAGTATCCGCACACCGGAGCCTGGGCCGAGCGATGCCTACGCGCGTTGACCCGGCCCGGGCAGGCGCACCGCGCCGTCGAGGAACTGCCGCACCTCGCCGGGCTCGCGGCGGCCGCCGCCGCCCGCGCGGGCCTGCGCTTCACCGTCGACGTCCCGCTGCGCGACGGCGAGCTGCGGCTGCCCACCCTCGGCGGCCACCGCCCGGCCCTCCTCCCGGCCGCCGGCTCGCCGGCTCCCGGCACGCCCGCGCCCCGCATCCGCGTCATCGGCGAGCCCCGCCGGCTCTGGCTGGTCCCGCTGCCGCCCGGCCCCGGCCCCGGCCCCGCCCGGGCCTCCGGCCAGAGCCCCGACACGCCCGGACCGCTGCCCGGCTCCGTCGAGGTCCGCCTGGGCGCCGACGGCATCTGGCGCTCCGCCGCCCCCGGTTGGCGCCCGCTCCAGGCGCTGCGGCACCCCGACGGCCGCGCCGTGCTGATCGACGACGTGGACCCGTACCGCGACGAGGAGCGGCGTACCAACCCCTACGGCCTGGACATCGCGGACCGGCTCGACCTCGGCGGGCACGCCGCTTGGCGGATCGCGTGGCGCGACGCGCGGCCGTGGCTGCGGCTGGGCGGCCCCACCCGGGCGGCCGAGGTGGGCGCGTTGCTGGACTGCGTCGTGCCGCTGGCCGGCGCGCCCGGCGCGCAGTGCAGCGCCACCCGGGGCGAGGCGTTCGGGGCACTGCTCAGCAGCACCCCGCGCGACGGCCTGGAGCTGGCCGCGACGCTGGTGCACGAACTCCAGCACGCCAAGCTGCTGGCCGTCTCCCAACTGGCGGTGCTGCACACCGCGGACGACACCCCCGGCTACTTCGCGCCCTGGCGGCCCGACCCGCGGCCCTTCGACGGGCTCTTCCAGGGCGCGTACGCCCACCTCGCGCTCGCCGACTTCCACCTGCGGGCCGCCAAGGCGCTGATCGACCCGGCCCGCAGGGACGCCGCCTGGGCCGACCACTGCCGCTGCCGCGAGCAGGTCGGCGCCGCGCTGCCGCAGCTCCTCGGCGCGCGGGCGCTCACCCGGCAGGGCCGGGCTCTGGCCAACGCGATGGCGGCGCATCACACTCGGCTCAAGGAGCACGCTCCGCCGGACGGCCACCTGGCCCGCGCCACCGCCTACGTCGAGACGGCCCGGGTCATCTGGCGGCGCCGACGGGCGCAGATGACCACGAACGGGCGCGAACCGGCATGA
- the fxsT gene encoding FxSxx-COOH system tetratricopeptide repeat protein — MAGGRNTASSAAGRGPVTISFAGYNRAWAAWIASRLERHGLQVSMQRWDVIPGASIEQGLRDLLLSEGRVLVVLSEWYFRLGPRDPDEWNSALREVVPENSDRFAAVCVTAAALPSAAAALSAADLWGLGAVEAERRVLTRLGITPPRTSPSDTLIGLGGPRFPLEQPAVWGGVPRRNTRFTGREALLFGLHQELTSAEPGAGVATLHGLSGVGKTHIATEYVYRFGSEYDVVWWVRASERGTLREKLAGLAPALGLVTGREYGERLRAVRDALRRGDPYFRWLVVLDGADQPEEIHDLVPTGPGHVLITSQNREWGEHNSALIEVPVYDRDESVAFVRRRAPRLDLADADKLADALGDLALALDQNAGALNDSNMPVDEYIGMLRHGADVESGLKVAADFQMTYFTAFSILLNRLREDKPEAVDFLRLCVFFAPGPIPIRLLRDLPIRDVPEQLAGLMDDPLLWNSAVSKLAQWSVIQSDPPETDNEESVGTNEVIQMHRLVYQAVRADMPQDEQSLYSRVVRKLLAAADPGRPNDTRLWPRYAEIVPHLEASHALESTNPDIQLTVLNCLRYLYLSGEYRTAQRIAATAAETWPRLLEPSHPRLWDLAHHQANAIRATGDYETTEAIDRRAYEQLSRDRGDGDLLALRAGGGLAADLRALGRYDEALALSVRVRDGYQELVGGQDSRTLVAQNNIGLTLRLLGRYSDAFRLDQVTMEALRELLRDRHNWTLSSENSYAHDLRLLGRYEQATSVQERNAEIHRTVLGADNPQTLRAEHNLALCYQRGGDRPRAANLLARLLERCDRVLGDTDPLTVRVAATLSTFEREHGDLDRAREQGELVLARYRQQFGDGHPYSAGVLANHGLLLRAAGERQQSQIEVEDALVAMTRVVGENHPWTLGCALNVAAARNFSGDPESAVELSRITADKAAAGLGKEHPLTLSCRIALATDLRNLRKRQEADKVEEEALEALSRTLGPQHPHTISARSRSRPYWDFEPFSS; from the coding sequence ATGGCCGGAGGGCGGAACACCGCTTCATCAGCAGCCGGGCGGGGGCCCGTGACGATCAGCTTCGCGGGGTACAACCGGGCGTGGGCGGCGTGGATCGCCAGCCGGCTGGAGCGGCACGGCCTCCAGGTGTCGATGCAGCGCTGGGACGTCATTCCGGGGGCCAGCATCGAACAGGGGCTGCGCGACCTGCTGCTGTCCGAGGGCCGGGTGCTGGTGGTGCTCAGCGAGTGGTACTTCCGGCTCGGCCCGCGTGACCCGGACGAGTGGAACTCGGCGCTGCGCGAGGTGGTCCCGGAGAACAGCGACCGCTTCGCCGCGGTCTGCGTCACCGCCGCCGCGCTGCCCAGCGCCGCCGCCGCGCTGAGCGCGGCCGACCTGTGGGGCCTGGGCGCGGTCGAGGCCGAACGCCGGGTGCTGACCCGGCTGGGCATCACCCCGCCGCGCACGTCGCCCAGCGACACCCTCATCGGCCTGGGCGGCCCCCGCTTCCCGCTGGAGCAGCCCGCGGTCTGGGGCGGCGTGCCCCGCCGCAACACCCGCTTCACCGGCCGCGAGGCACTGCTGTTCGGGCTGCACCAGGAACTCACCTCCGCCGAGCCCGGCGCGGGCGTGGCCACCCTGCACGGCCTGTCCGGCGTCGGCAAGACCCACATCGCCACCGAGTACGTCTACCGCTTCGGCTCCGAGTACGACGTGGTGTGGTGGGTGCGGGCCAGCGAGCGCGGCACCCTGCGCGAGAAGCTCGCCGGCCTCGCCCCGGCCCTCGGCCTGGTCACCGGGCGGGAGTACGGCGAGCGGCTGCGCGCGGTCCGTGACGCGCTGCGCCGCGGGGACCCGTACTTCCGCTGGCTGGTGGTGCTCGACGGCGCCGACCAGCCCGAGGAGATCCACGACCTGGTGCCCACCGGGCCGGGACACGTGCTGATCACCTCGCAGAACCGTGAGTGGGGCGAGCACAACAGCGCGCTGATCGAGGTGCCGGTCTACGACCGCGACGAGTCGGTGGCGTTCGTACGCCGCCGCGCTCCCCGGCTCGACCTCGCCGACGCGGACAAACTCGCCGACGCGCTGGGCGACCTGGCGCTGGCGCTGGACCAGAACGCGGGCGCCCTCAACGACTCGAACATGCCGGTCGACGAGTACATCGGGATGCTCCGGCACGGCGCGGACGTGGAGTCCGGGCTGAAGGTCGCCGCCGACTTCCAGATGACGTACTTCACCGCGTTCTCGATACTCCTCAACCGGCTGCGCGAGGACAAGCCCGAAGCCGTCGACTTCCTGCGGCTGTGCGTGTTCTTCGCGCCGGGGCCGATCCCGATCCGGCTGCTGCGCGACCTGCCGATCCGCGACGTGCCCGAGCAGCTCGCCGGGCTGATGGACGACCCGCTGCTGTGGAACTCGGCGGTCAGCAAGCTCGCCCAGTGGTCGGTGATCCAGTCCGACCCGCCCGAGACCGACAACGAGGAGTCGGTCGGCACCAACGAGGTCATCCAGATGCACCGGCTGGTCTACCAGGCGGTGCGGGCCGACATGCCCCAGGACGAGCAGAGCCTGTACTCCCGGGTGGTCCGCAAGCTGCTCGCCGCCGCCGACCCCGGCCGCCCCAACGACACCCGGCTGTGGCCGCGTTACGCCGAGATCGTCCCGCACCTGGAGGCGTCCCACGCGCTGGAGTCCACCAACCCGGACATCCAGCTCACGGTGCTGAACTGCCTGCGCTACCTCTACCTGTCCGGCGAGTACCGCACCGCGCAACGGATCGCCGCGACCGCCGCCGAGACCTGGCCCCGGCTGCTCGAACCCAGCCACCCCCGGCTGTGGGACCTCGCCCACCACCAGGCCAACGCGATCCGCGCCACCGGCGACTACGAGACCACCGAGGCCATCGACCGCCGTGCCTACGAGCAGTTGAGCCGCGACCGCGGCGACGGCGACCTGCTCGCGCTGCGGGCCGGCGGCGGCCTCGCGGCCGACCTGCGCGCGCTGGGCCGCTACGACGAGGCGCTGGCACTGTCGGTGCGGGTCCGGGACGGCTACCAGGAACTGGTCGGCGGGCAGGACTCCCGCACCCTCGTCGCCCAGAACAACATCGGCCTGACCCTGCGCCTGCTCGGCCGCTACTCCGACGCCTTCCGGCTGGACCAGGTGACGATGGAGGCGCTGCGCGAGCTGCTGCGCGACCGCCACAACTGGACGCTGTCGTCGGAGAACTCCTACGCCCACGACCTGCGGCTGCTCGGCCGCTACGAGCAGGCCACGTCGGTGCAGGAGCGCAACGCCGAGATCCACCGCACGGTGCTCGGCGCCGACAACCCGCAGACGCTGCGCGCCGAGCACAACCTCGCGCTGTGCTACCAGCGCGGCGGTGACCGGCCGCGCGCCGCGAACCTGCTGGCCCGGCTGCTGGAGCGCTGCGACCGGGTGCTCGGCGACACCGATCCGCTGACCGTGCGGGTGGCGGCCACCTTGTCCACGTTCGAGCGCGAGCACGGCGACCTGGACCGGGCCCGGGAGCAGGGCGAGCTCGTACTGGCCCGGTACCGGCAGCAGTTCGGCGACGGCCACCCGTACTCCGCGGGCGTGCTGGCCAACCACGGCCTGCTGCTGCGGGCGGCCGGCGAGCGCCAGCAGTCCCAGATCGAGGTCGAGGACGCGCTGGTCGCGATGACCCGCGTGGTCGGCGAGAACCACCCCTGGACGCTGGGCTGCGCGCTCAACGTCGCGGCGGCCCGGAACTTCAGCGGCGACCCGGAGAGCGCCGTGGAGCTGAGCCGGATCACCGCCGACAAGGCCGCGGCCGGGCTCGGCAAGGAGCACCCGCTCACGTTGTCGTGCCGGATCGCGCTCGCCACCGACCTGCGCAACCTGCGCAAGCGCCAGGAGGCCGACAAGGTCGAGGAGGAGGCGCTCGAAGCCCTCTCCCGCACGCTGGGCCCGCAGCACCCGCACACGATCTCGGCCCGCTCCCGGAGCCGTCCGTACTGGGACTTCGAGCCGTTCAGCTCCTGA
- a CDS encoding CU044_2847 family protein: protein MSIVSGPPATSGAPPVYVQVEPGPAAVPGPVGPAEGVYSGETRGNPARRVAELSRDVYEDGIALACRCAEIAATRFRALPDGTRPDEVEMQVGIKLDASLGAYVVQSSAEAQLQVTFRWQSGTAS, encoded by the coding sequence ATGTCCATAGTCAGCGGCCCGCCCGCCACCTCGGGCGCGCCGCCCGTCTACGTCCAGGTCGAGCCGGGCCCGGCCGCCGTGCCGGGTCCGGTCGGCCCCGCCGAAGGGGTGTACTCCGGCGAGACCCGCGGCAACCCGGCACGCCGCGTCGCCGAGCTGTCCCGCGACGTGTACGAGGACGGCATCGCGCTCGCCTGCCGCTGCGCGGAGATCGCCGCCACCCGCTTCCGGGCGCTGCCGGACGGGACCCGGCCGGACGAGGTCGAGATGCAGGTGGGCATCAAGCTGGACGCCTCGCTGGGCGCGTACGTCGTGCAGAGCTCGGCGGAGGCCCAGTTACAGGTGACGTTCCGCTGGCAGTCCGGCACCGCGTCGTGA
- a CDS encoding AAA family ATPase, which translates to MTAGTERGEAEPGDAEQSDAGQGAPEQGDPGRGGDGGPPRGIAILPYSYVVGQDELKLALELNFIADAIGGVLISGQPGTAKSTVVRAFALMARGRLPVTLTIDATDDRVLGGWELNALLRGETREQPGLLEAAHADGLLYIDEVNLLNDHVVNIILDVSSTGVLSVQREGIDKVMSVNFGLVGTMNPEEGGLRPQLLDRFGLMATAQPLDADQRHAMLRAVLRFDEESGDPGSAWLAEGHRLDRERRERLLAARARLFDVEVPDAVVRRCADIAAALQVVGHRGEVVMLQAARAHAAAEGAPAVTAADLRATAPLALRHRRPESTHGGSADWTPDDLARLDDLLA; encoded by the coding sequence GTGACGGCCGGGACGGAGCGGGGCGAGGCGGAACCGGGCGACGCGGAACAGAGCGACGCGGGGCAGGGCGCACCCGAGCAAGGGGACCCGGGGCGCGGGGGAGACGGCGGGCCGCCGCGGGGGATCGCGATCCTGCCGTACAGCTACGTCGTCGGCCAGGACGAGTTGAAGCTGGCGCTGGAGCTGAACTTCATCGCGGACGCGATCGGCGGAGTGCTGATCTCCGGCCAGCCCGGCACCGCGAAGTCCACCGTGGTACGGGCGTTCGCGCTCATGGCCCGCGGCCGGCTGCCGGTGACCCTCACCATCGACGCGACCGACGACCGCGTACTCGGCGGCTGGGAGCTGAACGCGCTGCTGCGCGGCGAGACGAGGGAGCAGCCCGGACTGCTGGAGGCCGCCCACGCCGACGGCCTGCTCTACATCGACGAGGTCAACCTGCTCAACGACCACGTCGTCAACATCATCCTCGACGTCTCCTCGACCGGGGTGCTGTCCGTGCAGCGCGAGGGCATCGACAAGGTGATGAGCGTCAACTTCGGGCTGGTCGGCACGATGAACCCCGAGGAGGGCGGGCTACGGCCCCAACTCCTGGACCGGTTCGGCCTGATGGCCACCGCGCAGCCGCTCGACGCGGACCAGCGGCACGCCATGCTCCGCGCGGTGCTGCGGTTCGACGAGGAGAGCGGTGACCCCGGCTCGGCCTGGCTCGCCGAGGGGCACCGGCTCGACCGGGAGCGCCGCGAACGGCTCCTCGCGGCCCGGGCCCGGCTCTTCGACGTCGAGGTGCCCGACGCCGTGGTCCGGCGCTGCGCCGACATCGCCGCCGCGCTCCAAGTGGTCGGCCACCGCGGCGAGGTGGTCATGCTCCAGGCCGCCCGCGCGCACGCCGCCGCCGAGGGTGCCCCCGCGGTGACCGCCGCGGACCTGCGGGCGACCGCGCCGCTCGCCCTGCGGCACCGCCGGCCCGAGAGCACCCACGGCGGCTCCGCCGACTGGACCCCCGACGACCTCGCCCGCCTCGACGACCTCCTCGCATGA
- a CDS encoding magnesium chelatase translates to MTPPDTSPSGTTPPDATPAGRTPQGTSPAFDRLLRVLACAAADPHLTGVLLFDVPPELAAPVAGVFASTAMDAVPRGEPAGIRNGLPGQQGSAAAAGPVVRLGAGVREDDLWSRTRLRPAGGRITLEVLGGDLVEADPAAPPRVVIVSDLARLPLPGLRAAVTVLGADVAAVERHGVSEVWRPRARWLAFCRTEDAGRVSPHLLDRFPLRLAVPDLRLPADPVAAWRGSGVRQALVRLAARAAAGGRDCGPPLDEDALARAADLAPGERRAVALARIARALAVLGEAPAPATTAEHVAEAARLIGLAPGGAHRPAPGSPEEPAESPRSEPLPPAEAAPARPPRSSGPGTATRTAELPAPGPEEPLGPLADHAPDPPGNDPYPEDEAEPLREFAPLRAAWRRDAGPAADRGPVTGIRRATDLRDLALVPTVIEAAKHQWLPGRTRRGGGVVISPADLRSHARAVEPERMLVLLLDHTSRPEWEWPQALAPYVQWAYAARATVAVVEVGGASAADELRAQTFHARNVLDPRLAEALYRPPGRATPLAHGLLLAAQLVRRAFQQQPTALAEAWLVVASDGRGNVPLRTSLTGRHDGPVGRRGVQDALAAAGQLGALGRMRLHCVVLDTGAQPYAELPFELADALGGCVVAGPGTRGDADAAL, encoded by the coding sequence ATGACCCCGCCCGACACCTCGCCGTCCGGCACCACGCCCCCTGACGCCACGCCCGCCGGCCGCACGCCGCAAGGCACCTCGCCCGCCTTCGACCGCCTCCTGCGCGTCCTCGCCTGCGCCGCCGCCGACCCCCACCTCACCGGCGTCCTCCTCTTCGACGTCCCGCCCGAGCTGGCGGCTCCGGTCGCCGGCGTGTTCGCGTCGACGGCCATGGACGCGGTCCCGCGAGGGGAGCCGGCCGGCATCCGCAACGGCCTTCCCGGGCAACAGGGTTCGGCCGCGGCCGCAGGGCCGGTGGTGCGGTTGGGCGCCGGGGTGCGGGAGGACGACCTGTGGTCGCGTACGAGGCTGCGGCCGGCGGGCGGCCGGATCACGCTGGAGGTGCTCGGCGGCGACCTGGTGGAGGCCGACCCCGCCGCGCCGCCGCGGGTCGTGATCGTGTCGGACCTGGCCCGGTTGCCGCTGCCCGGACTGCGGGCGGCGGTCACGGTGCTGGGGGCGGACGTGGCCGCCGTCGAGCGCCACGGGGTGAGCGAGGTGTGGCGGCCGCGGGCCCGCTGGCTCGCGTTCTGCCGTACGGAGGACGCGGGCCGGGTCTCCCCGCACCTGCTGGACCGCTTCCCGCTGCGCCTGGCGGTGCCCGACCTGCGGCTGCCCGCGGACCCGGTGGCCGCTTGGCGGGGCAGCGGCGTACGGCAGGCGCTCGTGCGGCTCGCGGCGCGCGCCGCGGCCGGCGGCAGGGACTGCGGACCGCCGCTCGACGAGGACGCCCTCGCCCGCGCGGCCGACCTGGCCCCGGGGGAGCGGCGAGCCGTCGCGCTGGCCCGGATCGCCCGCGCGCTGGCCGTACTCGGCGAGGCCCCCGCCCCGGCCACCACCGCGGAGCACGTCGCCGAGGCGGCCCGCCTGATCGGGCTCGCGCCGGGCGGCGCCCACCGTCCCGCGCCCGGCAGCCCCGAGGAGCCCGCCGAGTCGCCGCGCAGCGAGCCCCTGCCGCCCGCGGAAGCGGCGCCCGCCCGCCCACCGCGCAGCTCCGGGCCCGGCACCGCCACCCGCACCGCCGAACTGCCCGCACCCGGGCCCGAGGAGCCGCTCGGGCCCCTCGCCGACCACGCCCCCGACCCCCCGGGCAACGACCCCTACCCGGAGGACGAGGCCGAGCCGCTGCGGGAGTTCGCGCCGCTGCGCGCGGCGTGGCGGCGCGACGCGGGCCCGGCGGCCGACCGCGGACCGGTCACCGGCATCCGCCGGGCCACCGACCTGCGGGACCTCGCGCTCGTGCCCACCGTCATCGAGGCGGCCAAGCACCAGTGGCTGCCCGGCCGCACCCGCCGCGGCGGCGGCGTCGTGATCAGCCCCGCCGACCTGCGCAGCCACGCCCGCGCCGTGGAACCCGAGCGGATGCTGGTGCTGCTGCTGGACCACACCAGCCGGCCCGAGTGGGAGTGGCCGCAGGCGCTCGCGCCCTACGTGCAGTGGGCGTACGCGGCCCGCGCGACCGTCGCCGTCGTCGAGGTCGGCGGCGCGTCGGCCGCCGACGAGCTGCGCGCGCAGACCTTCCACGCCCGCAACGTGCTCGACCCGCGGCTCGCCGAAGCGCTCTACCGGCCGCCGGGCCGGGCCACCCCGCTGGCCCACGGGCTGCTGCTGGCCGCCCAGTTGGTGCGCCGCGCGTTCCAGCAGCAGCCGACCGCGCTCGCCGAGGCGTGGCTGGTGGTGGCCAGCGACGGCCGCGGCAACGTACCGCTGCGCACCAGCCTCACCGGCCGGCACGACGGGCCGGTGGGCCGGCGCGGGGTGCAGGACGCGCTCGCCGCCGCGGGCCAGTTGGGCGCGCTGGGGCGGATGCGGCTGCACTGCGTCGTGCTGGACACCGGCGCGCAGCCTTACGCCGAGCTGCCGTTCGAGCTGGCCGACGCGCTCGGCGGGTGCGTGGTGGCCGGTCCTGGAACGCGGGGGGACGCCGATGCCGCCCTCTGA
- a CDS encoding CHAT domain-containing protein — protein MPPSDRMRRAAEWLTGGRVVGPGTGPRSPRPERLPAPRPARAPEAAVPDGAPDVLGSVTADPTERLPDGLVQLRVQRVRSGDDEPAYLLTGACGGPPTRPYLSRTPQLPPTNINLDRVRAGGAVPSQFYRAVRHWSHRQRPLVGWLNEQRDRHGTALHLVIWDDTEYEIPWEMLLLNDGGDTGPDLPLGAAVPVARWTTIRELQRPLLDEPAHCSGRVVGYFDERMRQDIGVFSPFEHEPHTDVDGFLDRLDERRRGNGPSAAPGSPDRTDGATGEYGAAPTGPGSAPDAPAADPGIGLVYMGCHGTHGKRIDDLTAGMLTWYEMDEPAMSALRGGSGTGGTLVCLNVCHSGRLVDNRGGGEDALRGFSELFLRKGAKACIATRGEVEETEARALLGHLVEHARRNPGQPIAHMLRDFRDDAVRNLPRQIPRTQEAGGGQDVEAQRRVLSLLYHFMYVYYGHPQTTLQLAPRRPGSAAP, from the coding sequence ATGCCGCCCTCTGACCGGATGCGGCGGGCCGCCGAATGGCTCACCGGAGGCCGCGTGGTGGGCCCGGGCACCGGCCCGCGCAGCCCCCGGCCGGAACGGCTGCCCGCGCCCCGCCCGGCGCGGGCACCGGAGGCCGCCGTGCCCGACGGCGCGCCCGACGTGCTCGGCAGCGTCACCGCCGACCCCACCGAACGGCTGCCGGACGGGCTGGTCCAACTCCGCGTGCAGCGGGTGCGATCCGGCGACGACGAGCCCGCCTACCTGCTCACCGGCGCCTGCGGCGGCCCGCCCACCCGGCCGTACCTCTCGCGCACGCCCCAACTGCCGCCCACGAACATCAACCTGGACCGGGTGCGCGCGGGCGGCGCCGTACCCAGCCAGTTCTACCGCGCGGTGCGCCACTGGTCGCACCGGCAGCGCCCGCTGGTCGGCTGGCTCAACGAGCAACGGGACCGGCACGGAACCGCGTTGCACCTGGTGATCTGGGACGACACCGAGTACGAGATCCCGTGGGAGATGCTGCTGCTCAACGACGGCGGCGATACCGGGCCCGACCTGCCGCTCGGCGCCGCCGTACCGGTCGCGCGCTGGACCACCATCAGGGAACTCCAGCGCCCGCTGCTCGACGAACCCGCGCACTGCTCGGGACGGGTGGTCGGCTACTTCGACGAGCGGATGCGCCAGGACATCGGTGTCTTCTCGCCCTTCGAGCACGAACCGCACACCGACGTCGACGGGTTCCTCGACCGCCTCGACGAACGCCGCCGCGGGAACGGGCCGTCGGCCGCGCCCGGCTCCCCGGACCGGACGGACGGCGCGACGGGGGAGTACGGCGCCGCGCCCACCGGACCAGGCAGCGCACCTGACGCACCCGCCGCGGACCCCGGGATCGGCCTGGTCTACATGGGCTGCCACGGCACCCACGGCAAGCGCATCGACGACCTGACGGCGGGCATGCTCACCTGGTACGAGATGGACGAGCCGGCGATGAGCGCGCTGCGCGGCGGCAGCGGGACGGGCGGCACCCTGGTGTGCCTCAACGTCTGCCACTCCGGCCGGCTGGTGGACAACAGGGGCGGCGGTGAGGACGCGTTGCGTGGCTTCTCCGAACTCTTCCTGCGCAAGGGCGCCAAGGCGTGCATCGCCACCCGCGGCGAGGTCGAGGAGACCGAGGCGCGGGCCCTGCTCGGGCACCTGGTGGAGCACGCCCGCCGCAACCCGGGCCAGCCGATCGCCCACATGCTCCGCGACTTCCGTGACGACGCGGTCAGGAATCTGCCCCGCCAGATCCCGCGCACCCAGGAAGCCGGCGGCGGCCAGGACGTCGAAGCCCAGCGCCGCGTGCTCTCGCTGCTCTACCACTTCATGTACGTCTACTACGGCCACCCGCAGACCACCCTCCAACTCGCGCCCCGCCGACCGGGATCGGCGGCACCGTGA